A region from the Metopolophium dirhodum isolate CAU chromosome 9, ASM1992520v1, whole genome shotgun sequence genome encodes:
- the LOC132952395 gene encoding uncharacterized protein LOC132952395 yields the protein MLAGTRPAKSRPRQISLTSNPKLNSTKHNYNITYHTINRRVSTNYMLAELLKPYIAPLWTAHTVTLLTLHLQFHRHFQSSSCYHPGSDEHLDLQPAMAFYSPNRPAERLPTAERTRASYTDAGSVSVIVVLWKRLMSRLVHSPFPDPFGCCCRCCMPYSTPSSSRTSSCFVQSTEPQSAGNCCSALCRRSGPTRIPPQARWSPGGVLVRQPVTPQKILSSSLVCSMSVKDGNGHLTPAFILDGVVRIVRSLVVGRKVEVSKECIKHKKKIVIFLDK from the exons ATGCTCGCCGGAACCAGGCCGGCCAAAAGCCGGCCACGACAAATCAGTCTCACCAGTAACCCCAAACTAAACAGTACCAAACATAATTACAACATAACATAC caTACGATTAACCGGCGAGTTTCTACTAACTATATGCTCGCCGAACTCTTGAAGCCATATATCGCACCACTCTGGACTGCCCACACCGTCACGCTCCTTACCCTCCATCTGCAGTTTCACCGTCACTTCCAAAGTTCCTCTTGTTACCATCCCGGGTCCGACGAGCACCTCGATCTGCAGCCGGCAATGGCTTTCTACAGTCCAAACCGCCCGGCCGAACGCCTTCCCACTGCAGAACGAACACGAGCAAGTTACACGGACGCGGGCAGTGTTTCCGTGATCGTGGTCCTTTGGAAAAGGCTGATGTCCAGACTCGTCCACTCGCCGTTTCCTGATCCTTTCGGTTGCTGCTGCCGCTGCTGCATGCCGTACTCTACGCCGTCGAGCTCCCGCACATCCTCTTGCTTCGTCCAGAGCACTGAACCGCAGTCGGCCGGAAATTGTTGTAGTGCACTGTGCCGTCGTAGCGGCCCGACGAGAATCCCTCCACAGGCCCGGTGGTCACCGGGCGGCGTCCTGGTCCGACAGCCCGTCACCCCTCAAAAGATCCTCTCGTCGTCTTTGGTGTGCAGTATGTCTGTAAAAGACGGTAATGGACATTTAACACCAGCGTTTATACTCGATGGGGTAGTTCGAATCGTCCGGTCCCTAGTCGTGGGCCGAAAAGTTGAAGTTTCAAAAGAAtgcattaaacataaaaaaaaaattgtcattttcTTAGATAAATAA